One region of Polaribacter pectinis genomic DNA includes:
- the dnaN gene encoding DNA polymerase III subunit beta, with amino-acid sequence MKFIVSSSQLLKQLQVLGGVINSNNTLPILDNFLFELSENQLKVSASDLETTMSSVVDVESDSEGSIAVSARLLLDTLKTFPDQPLTFKTEGDNTIEISSDQGKYDMAYFGGDEFPKAVSLPSPSQTVVPAHILGTAISKTIFAAGNDDLRPVMSGVFFQFSSQSLTFVATDAHKLVKYSRTDVTADQTAEFIMPKKPLNLLKGILGGSDSDVTIEYNDANAKFTFDNVVLVCRLIDGKYPNYEAVIPKENPNKLTVDRASFLNSVRRVSIFSSKTTHQIRLKMAGTELNISAEDLDFANKADERLSCDYQGDDMQIGFNSRFLSEMLNNLSSNEVLIEMSLPNRAGILTPIDGTDEGEKITMLVMPVMLNN; translated from the coding sequence ATGAAATTTATTGTATCGAGTTCGCAATTACTAAAACAATTACAGGTTTTAGGTGGCGTTATAAATAGTAATAATACATTACCAATTTTAGACAACTTTTTGTTTGAATTGTCTGAAAATCAACTAAAAGTTTCTGCATCAGATTTAGAAACTACAATGAGTTCTGTTGTAGATGTAGAAAGTGATAGCGAAGGTTCTATTGCTGTTTCTGCACGTTTATTGTTAGATACTTTAAAGACGTTTCCAGACCAACCTTTAACATTTAAAACGGAAGGAGACAATACAATTGAAATTAGCTCTGACCAAGGAAAATACGATATGGCATATTTTGGTGGTGATGAATTCCCAAAAGCGGTTTCTTTACCATCTCCAAGCCAAACAGTTGTTCCTGCACATATTTTAGGAACTGCAATTTCGAAAACTATTTTTGCTGCTGGAAACGACGATTTACGTCCAGTTATGAGTGGAGTTTTCTTTCAGTTTAGCTCTCAAAGTTTAACGTTTGTGGCTACTGATGCTCATAAATTAGTGAAATATTCCAGAACAGATGTTACTGCAGATCAAACTGCAGAATTTATTATGCCAAAGAAACCTTTAAATTTATTAAAAGGAATTTTAGGTGGTTCTGATAGCGATGTAACTATTGAATATAATGACGCAAATGCAAAATTCACTTTTGACAATGTGGTTTTAGTTTGTCGTTTAATTGATGGGAAATATCCAAATTACGAAGCAGTTATTCCAAAGGAAAATCCGAATAAATTAACTGTTGATAGAGCTTCTTTCTTAAATTCTGTAAGACGTGTTTCTATTTTCTCAAGCAAAACAACACACCAAATTCGTTTAAAAATGGCAGGTACAGAACTAAATATTTCTGCGGAAGATTTAGATTTTGCAAACAAAGCAGATGAGCGTTTAAGTTGCGATTATCAAGGTGATGATATGCAAATTGGTTTCAACTCTCGTTTTTTAAGCGAAATGTTAAATAATTTAAGTTCAAACGAAGTTTTAATTGAAATGTCGCTACCAAACAGAGCAGGAATTTTAACTCCAATTGATGGAACAGACGAAGGTGAAAAAATTACAATGTTAGTTATGCCAGTAATGTTGAATAACTAA
- a CDS encoding PIG-L family deacetylase — protein sequence MKRILPILSVFLLISTTIFAQKPAKLTSNQIYEKVQKLNFLGTALYIAAHPDDENTRLIAYLANNVKARTGYLSLTRGDGGQNLIGPEIRELLGVIRTQELLAARRVDGGEQLFTRANDFGYSKHPDETLEIWNKNEVLSDVVWAIRTFKPDVVINRFDHRTPGTTHGHHTSSAILSVEAFDKVGDKRQFPEQLKYTETWQPKRLFQNTSSWFYRDKEKFKEIAKDFTKFDIGVYYPLKGLSNNELASMASSQHLCQGFGRLTTRGEQTEYAEFLKGDKPKDKNDIFSGINTTWNRLENGGEIGDILYEVEEKFDFVNPSKHLPMLLEAYQKILKLKDNHWRKIKEKQLLEIIEACAGLYLEASAVSSSGTPNSSIEINFEALNRSNFPIELTSIYSTIDGKKIAKNIELESNKKSNFKETIQLKTNTYSDPYWLRENASLGMYTVKNQLLIGKPETPRPTKITFNLMMENVPVSITKQVVRRYAERDKGEIYEPFEILPKVITKLKDKVIIFSSEKPERIFVEILAGEKNVVGNVKIEVPNGWKTSTRTKIFRIKEKGDVHKVEFLVFPPKNQSEGKLKVIVTSDGKEYNKELVEINYNHIPKQSVLLNSEAKIVRLNIEKVGNNIGYIKGAGDTVPDNLRQIGYTVEEINPLEINAENLQKYDAIVLGIRAYNVVKELKFKQKFLLAYVKNGGNMIVQYNTNRGVDVAPPFPLQLSRDRVTDEFAEIRILDKSNSLLNFPNKITPKDFKGWVQERGLYFPSSWDANYTSILSMNDKGETPKNGSLLIAKYGKGNYIYTGLSFFRELPAGVSGAYKLFANMLSVGK from the coding sequence ATGAAGAGAATTCTACCAATATTATCAGTTTTTTTGCTGATTTCTACTACAATATTTGCACAAAAGCCAGCTAAATTAACTTCAAATCAGATTTACGAGAAAGTTCAAAAACTAAACTTTTTAGGAACTGCTTTATACATTGCTGCACATCCAGATGATGAAAATACACGTTTAATTGCTTATTTAGCTAACAATGTAAAAGCAAGAACTGGTTATTTGTCTTTAACAAGAGGAGATGGAGGTCAGAATTTAATTGGTCCCGAAATTAGAGAATTGTTAGGCGTAATTAGAACGCAAGAATTATTAGCAGCAAGAAGAGTTGATGGAGGTGAACAATTATTTACAAGAGCGAATGATTTTGGATATTCTAAACATCCAGATGAAACTTTAGAAATTTGGAATAAAAATGAAGTTTTAAGCGATGTTGTTTGGGCAATTCGAACATTTAAGCCAGATGTAGTTATCAACAGGTTTGATCACAGAACTCCAGGAACAACTCATGGACATCATACAAGTTCTGCAATTTTAAGTGTAGAAGCTTTTGATAAAGTTGGTGATAAAAGACAATTTCCAGAGCAATTAAAATATACTGAAACTTGGCAACCAAAGAGATTATTTCAGAATACTTCTTCATGGTTTTACAGAGATAAAGAGAAATTTAAAGAAATTGCAAAAGATTTTACAAAGTTCGATATTGGTGTGTATTATCCGTTAAAAGGTTTATCTAACAACGAATTAGCTTCGATGGCAAGTAGTCAGCATTTGTGCCAAGGTTTTGGAAGATTAACAACAAGAGGAGAACAAACAGAATATGCAGAGTTTTTAAAAGGCGATAAACCAAAAGATAAAAACGATATTTTTTCTGGAATAAACACCACTTGGAATCGTTTAGAAAATGGTGGCGAAATTGGCGATATTTTATATGAAGTTGAAGAAAAATTCGATTTTGTAAATCCGTCTAAACATTTACCAATGTTGTTAGAAGCGTATCAGAAAATTCTGAAATTAAAAGACAATCATTGGAGAAAAATTAAAGAAAAGCAGCTGTTAGAAATTATTGAAGCTTGTGCAGGTTTGTATTTAGAAGCTTCTGCAGTGAGTTCTTCAGGAACTCCAAATTCTTCAATAGAAATTAATTTTGAAGCCTTAAATAGAAGTAATTTTCCAATTGAATTAACTTCTATTTATTCTACGATTGACGGAAAAAAGATTGCTAAAAATATTGAATTAGAAAGTAATAAAAAGTCAAATTTTAAAGAAACGATTCAATTAAAAACGAATACATATTCAGATCCTTATTGGTTAAGAGAAAATGCTTCTTTAGGAATGTACACTGTAAAAAATCAGTTATTAATTGGGAAACCAGAAACACCAAGACCAACAAAAATTACGTTTAATTTAATGATGGAAAACGTGCCTGTTTCCATTACAAAACAGGTGGTAAGAAGATATGCTGAAAGAGACAAAGGAGAAATTTATGAGCCTTTTGAAATTCTGCCAAAAGTAATTACAAAACTAAAAGATAAAGTGATTATTTTTTCTTCAGAAAAACCAGAGAGAATATTTGTTGAAATTCTAGCTGGAGAAAAAAATGTTGTAGGAAATGTTAAAATTGAAGTTCCTAATGGTTGGAAAACTTCTACTCGAACTAAAATTTTTAGAATTAAAGAGAAAGGGGATGTTCATAAAGTTGAATTTTTAGTTTTTCCTCCAAAAAATCAATCTGAAGGAAAGCTTAAAGTAATTGTAACTTCTGATGGAAAAGAATACAATAAAGAATTAGTGGAAATTAATTACAATCACATTCCTAAACAATCTGTTTTATTAAATTCTGAAGCAAAAATTGTTCGCTTAAATATTGAAAAAGTTGGCAATAATATTGGATATATAAAAGGAGCAGGAGATACTGTGCCAGATAATTTACGTCAAATTGGGTATACTGTAGAAGAAATTAATCCGTTAGAAATTAATGCTGAAAATTTACAAAAATACGACGCCATTGTATTGGGAATTAGAGCTTACAATGTGGTAAAAGAATTGAAATTCAAGCAGAAATTTTTGTTAGCATATGTAAAAAATGGCGGAAATATGATTGTGCAATACAATACAAACAGAGGAGTAGATGTGGCTCCTCCATTTCCATTACAATTATCCAGAGACAGAGTTACAGACGAATTTGCTGAAATTAGAATTTTAGATAAAAGCAATTCTTTATTGAACTTTCCTAATAAAATTACGCCAAAAGATTTTAAAGGTTGGGTACAAGAAAGAGGTTTGTATTTTCCAAGTTCTTGGGATGCAAATTATACATCAATTTTATCGATGAATGATAAAGGAGAAACCCCAAAAAACGGAAGTTTATTAATAGCAAAATACGGGAAAGGAAATTACATCTATACAGGTTTAAGTTTCTTTAGAGAATTACCTGCTGGAGTTTCTGGTGCGTATAAATTGTTTGCGAATATGTTGTCTGTAGGGAAATAA